One segment of Prionailurus bengalensis isolate Pbe53 chromosome X, Fcat_Pben_1.1_paternal_pri, whole genome shotgun sequence DNA contains the following:
- the FAM133A gene encoding LOW QUALITY PROTEIN: protein FAM133A (The sequence of the model RefSeq protein was modified relative to this genomic sequence to represent the inferred CDS: inserted 3 bases in 2 codons; substituted 4 bases at 4 genomic stop codons) produces the protein MDPISMARWRGPTQSVGPTIQDYLNXPRPTWEEVKKQLENKKKGSKALAKFEEKMNENWKKXLEKSRETLISENESSSKXKKERKKKMKSYQYSSSSSSSDSSSSSDSENEEKKQXKKEKNCSYRSSESSTYESESESKESXKKEKSKDGTEKEKYIRRLSKKRKKTYPEDKPFSLESSSESDYEVEVQAKKKRHEEXEKATEKAKKKKHHKKHSKKKKKKSGSSHKSG, from the exons ATGGATCCTATATCAATGGCCAGATGGAGGGGCCCAACTCAATCTGTAGGCCCAACAATACAAGATTATCTGAATTGACCAAGGCCCACCTGGGAAGAAGTgaagaaacaattagaaaataaaaagaaaggctcCAAGGCATTAgctaaatttgaagaaaaaatgaatgagaattggaaaaaataattagaaaaaagcagagagacattaataagtgaaaatgaaagttcatccaa caaaaaagaaagaaagaaaaagatgaaatcttatCAGTATTCATCTTCTTCATCAAGCTCTGATTCTTCAAGCAGTTCAGATTCtgagaatgaggaaaagaaacaatgaaaaaaggaaaagaactgttCATACAGGTCATCAGAAAGCTCTACATATGAATCTGAATCAGAAAGCAAGGaat gtaaaaaagaaaagtcaaaggatggaacagagaaagaaaagtatattagaagactcagcaaaaaaagaaagaagacttaTCCTGAAGATAAACCTTTCTCATTAGAATCCTCATCAGAATCAGATTATGAAGTGGAAGTTCAAGCAAAAAAGAAGAGACATGAAGAGTgagaaaaagcaacagaaaaagcaaagaagaagaaacatcaCAAGAAACatagtaagaagaagaaaaagaagtcaggtTCAAGTCACAAGTCAGgataa